TTCATGTCCACGACGCCTCGGGCGAACTCCTTGTCGAGGCCGTAGCCGACGAGGGCGGTGAGCAGGTCGTCGTAGGACTGGCGTTCGTAGCGGACGGGTCGGCCGAGCTGCTCGGACATGATCCGTGCGAGGTCGTTGAGGGACAGGTCCCGCGGGCCGAGGACAGGGACGCTGCCGACGCCGGTCCACGAGCGGTCGAGCAGCAGGGACGCGGCCGCGGCGGCGATGTCGGCGATGGCCACCAGGGGCGCCTTGCGATCCGCGTCGAGGCAGTCGACGAAGACGCCGTTCTCCCGGATCGTGTCGGCCTCCTCCAGGAAGTTCTCGAAGAACGACGGGTTGGCGAGGGCGCGGTAGGCCGCGCCGGACGAGGCGATGAGGTCGTCCATGGCGAGGGAGGCGGTCACGAGCCCGGCGCGGTCGGCGACCGAAGTGCCGCGGCCGAGCGCGGAGACGCCGACGACGTGCCCGACGCCGTGCGTGGCCAGTGCCTTCACGGCGGGGCGGGTGAAACCGCTGAAGGCCGCCTCCGGGGTGAGGGAGGAGTCCGGCGGGACGAGCCAGAAGACGGCGTCCGCGCCCTCGAAGGCGCGGTCGACGGTCTCGGGGTCGCCGTGCGAGCCGGTGATCACCTCGACGCGTTCGCGTACGTCGTCGGGGAGCCGTGCCGGATCGCGCACGACCACGCGGAGGTCTTCCGGAGCCGTGCTGGAGTCGAGGAGCCGGGTCAACAGTGCACTGCCTATGTTCCCGGTGGGTGCGGTGATGACGATCATGAGGGGTTCCTGGTGGGTCAGTGCCTGATCGGGACAGCCCCATCCTGCGAACGCGCCAGGCATTGCCACAATGGGCACTTCAGCAAGTGATTATTGCCTGGGGTGGAATGATGCAGGTCAGTGGCTCAAATCCAGTTCTCGACGCCAATCTCGCCATCGCGTTGGACGCCCTTCTGACGGAGGAGAGCGTCACGAAGGCCGCCGCTCGTCTGCATACGTCGCCTGCCGCCATGAGCCGTACGCTCGGCCGCCTCCGGCGCATCCTCCGCGACCCGCTCCTGGTCCGCGCGGGGCAGGTCATGGTCCCCACGCCCCGTGCCATCGCCCTGCGCGAGGAGGCCGCCGGAGTCGTGCGGCGCCTCACGGCGCTGCTCACCCCCGAGACTCCCGTCGATCCGGCCACCTTGAGCAGCACGTTCACCGTCCAGGCCGCCGACCTGATCGGCGCCGCGCTGGCGCCCGCCCTGCTGCGGCTGTCGCGTCAGGAGGCGCCGGGGGTCTCCCTACGGATGCGGGCCGAGGAGCTGGAGGCGGGACCGGCGCTCCGTGACGGCCGCGTCGACCTGGAGATCGGATCCATCGATCATGTCGACCCCGAGACGCGGGTGGAGGATCTGGTGACCCTGCGGATGGCGGCGGCCGTCCGCCCCGGCCACCCCCTCACCGGCAAGCCGCTGACCCCTGCCCGGCTCGCCGCGGCCGAACACGTGGTGGTCAGCCGCCGCGGCCGCTTCTCGGGCGCGATGGACGCGGCCCTGGCCGGACACGGTCTGCAGCGGCGTGTGATCGCGGTCCTGCCCAGTCACTTGGCCGCTATGACCTTCGCGGCTGTCAGCGACGTCGTCTGCCTCGTCCCCGCGGCGCCCGTCGGTGAGCCTCCTTCCCCCATCACCGCGCCCGCGTCCGTCCTGGGGCTGCACGTGCTCGACATCCCGCTGTCCCTGCCGCCGTTGACCATCGGCATGGCCTGGCATCCCCGGCACACGGCCGACGGCGCGCATCAGTGGCTGCGGGGGGCGGTGCGCCAGATCTTCGGTACGACCGAGCTGCCCGGCGCGTCGGAACAGCGTGACGTGTGACGCTGCCCGGCGCGTCGCAACAGCCGGGCGTGTGACCCGGGTCTCAGAGTGTTCGCTCAGCGGACACGCTGCTCTAGGGTGTCCGGGTGTTGGTAGCTGGCCCATGCAACTACTTGGGGTCGGCCGCCCGTACGCCCGGGCCGACCCGAGCCGACGAGGGTGAGGGCCGGTCGCACCGCCCGCACACGGGCGTGCCGCTTTTCCGTTCCTCTGCTGTGACGCGTGCGCGTGCCTACGGCACCGGCCCTCTTGCGGTGCGCCCCGAGCCACAAGGACAGACTCCATGGCGTCCAGCCTGACCAAGGATGCACCCGCCGGCGGCGGGAAGGCGTTCTTCGGCCACCCCCGCGGCCTGGCCACGTTGTTCATGACCGAGATGTGGGAGCGCTTCAGCTACTACGGCCTGCGCGCCCTCCTCGTCATCTACTTGATATCCGGCGGTTCCGACGCCAAGGCGGGTGCCCAGGGCGGCGGCCTGGCCTACGACGCGGCCACCGCGACGGCGATCTACTCCGTCTACGTCGCCATGGTCTACCTGCTGGCCATGCCCGGCAGCTGGTTCGGCGACCGGCTGTGGGGTCCCCGCAAGACGGTGGCCATCGGCGCGGGCGTCATCATGCTCGGCCACCTCTGCCTGGCCGTCCCCGGCTCGGCCGGCTTCTTCGTGGGCCTCGGCCTGGTGGCCCTGGGCTCGGGCCTGCTCAAGAGCAACATCTCCACCATGGTCGGCCAGCTGTACGCCGACAACGACGTGCGCAGGGACGGCGGCTTCACCGTCTTCTACATGGGCATCAACCTCGGCGGTTTCCTCGCGCCCTACGTGATCGGCACCGTCGGCCAGACCGTCAACTGGCACCTGGGCTTCGCCCTCGCCGCCCTCGGCATGGCCCTGGGGCT
The window above is part of the Streptomyces venezuelae genome. Proteins encoded here:
- a CDS encoding LysR family transcriptional regulator: MMQVSGSNPVLDANLAIALDALLTEESVTKAAARLHTSPAAMSRTLGRLRRILRDPLLVRAGQVMVPTPRAIALREEAAGVVRRLTALLTPETPVDPATLSSTFTVQAADLIGAALAPALLRLSRQEAPGVSLRMRAEELEAGPALRDGRVDLEIGSIDHVDPETRVEDLVTLRMAAAVRPGHPLTGKPLTPARLAAAEHVVVSRRGRFSGAMDAALAGHGLQRRVIAVLPSHLAAMTFAAVSDVVCLVPAAPVGEPPSPITAPASVLGLHVLDIPLSLPPLTIGMAWHPRHTADGAHQWLRGAVRQIFGTTELPGASEQRDV
- a CDS encoding NAD(P)H-binding protein; its protein translation is MIVITAPTGNIGSALLTRLLDSSTAPEDLRVVVRDPARLPDDVRERVEVITGSHGDPETVDRAFEGADAVFWLVPPDSSLTPEAAFSGFTRPAVKALATHGVGHVVGVSALGRGTSVADRAGLVTASLAMDDLIASSGAAYRALANPSFFENFLEEADTIRENGVFVDCLDADRKAPLVAIADIAAAAASLLLDRSWTGVGSVPVLGPRDLSLNDLARIMSEQLGRPVRYERQSYDDLLTALVGYGLDKEFARGVVDMKRAKDDGLDAGASRTDASAHPASTTFEEWCARVLKPAVIA